Genomic window (Candidatus Aquicultor sp.):
GGGTTTTGGCATCAGTAAGATCGTTTACTGCAACGATTTCGATATCGGGATCATCAAATGCCGCTCTAAATACGTTCCTACCTATCCTCCCGAAACCGTTGATGCCTACTTTAATCGCCATACGTGTGTCTCCTCCTCTTTCTCATAAGTTGACTTAACTTTTCCCTATCGGGCTTAACGCGAAACTTGGTGTAGGCTTTTCGCCAAACTGGATATGCGTCTGGCCCGGTGATAGACGGCTGATTTGCTTAGAGGTGGGTCGAAAAGTTCTCCAAGCTCTCTCAGGCTAACATATGGGTATTCGACACGTACCTTTGCGAATTCCTGCAAACTAGGCGGTAATTTTTCAAGCCCTAGCCTTGAATCGATAAGAGTTATGTCTTCAATTTGCTCGCCCGCAGCGTTAACGACTTTGTTCACATTAGCCGTATCGCAGTTGACAAGACGGTTGACTTGACTGCGGACTTCTTTTATGATGCGCTCGTCCTCCCATTTAAAGAGGGCGTTATACGCACCGATAAGCGCGAGAAATCGGAGTATTTCTTCGCTGTCTTTCATATATACTGCAAAATTCTTTTTGCGATCGCTGATTTTTGAGTGCAACTCAAACCTGTTTACCAGCGCTTGAAGATCGGCTGCAAACTCGGCGTTGTCCGTAGTGAGTTCGAAGTGGTAATCGCCTTTTGGATTGCTTATAAACCCGCCGCCTAAAAAGGCGCCCCGCAAATATGCGAGCGCGCAGCAGTCTTTGCGCACCAGCCGGTGCATAATGCCGGTAGTAACCACCATGTGATCGTCTAGAATACCGAGTTCATTCAGCGCTTGTCCGATCATCTCCTGGTGCGGTACATGAATGAGGTAATTGTTTACTTTGTGGAGTACCGATCTTCGAACGATCGATTCAACGTGAAGACCGAACGTATCGGTAAGATATTTATATAAAAGCCGTGCAACCGCAGCGTTCTCTGTTGATATATCGAGTGAAAAGCGCTCGCTGCCGAGAATATGCAAGCTGCCGTCCATGTGGATAATGGCCGACGTCTCGGCCCGCTGACAGCATGCGTTTTTAGGCGTAAGCTTCGCGAGCTCGCTCTTTACTTCAGCTGAAAACGACAATGTAAGTAATCACCTACCGTTTATAACAGGGCTACGGTACTTGTTAATGAGTTAACGTTGTTGGAAAAGCATTATACCTACGATACTACACAAGCTCTCGTAAGATTGCAGCGAGTTTGCCGGCATCATGGCATGACGGCTTGTTCTCATCAATAACATCAGCCATCACGATGCTTACGCCGAGCGTCTGGATTTTCTCACAATTAACCGATACCGGATACCTGCGCTCTTCGGCATAATCGATAAGCTTATCTTCCGGTATCACCGCGGAATTTACAACAGCGATATCTATCCAGCGAAGCGAACCGTGATCGACAATTGCATCGATGTGATCGCAGGCGGTAAACAAGTCGGTCTCGCCGGGTTGCGTCATCACATTGCACGCATAGATTTTAATCGCCTTCGACTCGGCGAGGGCTTTACCGATACCGGGCACGATCAAATTCGGTAGGATGCTGGTGAACACACTACCGGGGCCGATGATGATCTGATCGGCTTCATGAATTGCCGTTACCGCATCCGGGTAAGCCTGGGCGTCTGCGGGATCGAGGCGTACCTCTTTAAGCGGTTGTGTTGTCTGTGCGATTTTTACTTGGCCGGAAATCGGCTGACCGTCAAACGTGTCGGCATGCAGCGTTACTTTGCCTGTCGTCGACGGAAGCACCCTTCCTTGTACGCCAAGCAGCACGGCGGCTGCATCGACACCCCGGTCGAACTCGCCGTGGATATCGGCAAGCGCGGCGATAATCAAGTTGCCGAGATTATGCCCTTCGATTCCGTCCCCTTGTTTGAACCGGTATTTAAACAGCGAAGCCATATACTCGTCTTGTGCGAGAGCAATCAGGCAGTTGCGAATATCGCCGGGCGGTAGAATGCCCATCTCACGGCGAAGTCTTCCTGAGCTTCCGCCATCATCGGCAACACTTACAATCGCCGTTATATTATTCGTATAGTGTTTTATGCTGCGAAGCGCTACCGGCAGCCCGGTGCCCCCACCGATTGCTACAACCTTAATCCCCGACATGTCTTAACCTACTTCTTCCGACCCGAATCACGGTGACGAACGACCACATTGTAATCTTTTTCTTGTAGGAACTTCACGGTTTCCTCGGCGATAGCAACAGAGCGATGCGTACCGCCGGTGCAACCGATAGCAACCGTCAAATGCGTTTTGCCCTCGACGATATAGCGGGGCAGCAGAAACGCTAAAAGCCCTTTAAATTTACGCAGGAACGTCTGTGTTTCGCTTCGGTTGAGTACGAAATCGCGCACTTTCTCGTTTGTACCGTCAAAATGCTTAAGCGACTCGACATAGTGCGGGTTCGGCATGAACCTCACGTCCATGACCAAATCGGCGTCAAGCGGCATGCCGAATTTGTACCCAAACGACATGACGGTAATCATGACGCCTTTCTTTTGCTTGTCTTTCTTGAGGATGGTTGTGCGTATCTTATCTTTTAACTCAAAAGGCGCAAGATCGCTTGTGTCGATTATGAGATTGGCTTGGCCACGAAGCTGGCCCATCATTTCGCGTTCGCGCTTAATGCCGTCGATAATGGCGCCCTCTTCTGAAAGCGGGTGACGCCGGCGGGTTTCTTTAAACCGCTTAACCAGCACTTCACCGGATGCTTCGAGAAAAACGATCT
Coding sequences:
- the whiA gene encoding DNA-binding protein WhiA, which translates into the protein MSFSAEVKSELAKLTPKNACCQRAETSAIIHMDGSLHILGSERFSLDISTENAAVARLLYKYLTDTFGLHVESIVRRSVLHKVNNYLIHVPHQEMIGQALNELGILDDHMVVTTGIMHRLVRKDCCALAYLRGAFLGGGFISNPKGDYHFELTTDNAEFAADLQALVNRFELHSKISDRKKNFAVYMKDSEEILRFLALIGAYNALFKWEDERIIKEVRSQVNRLVNCDTANVNKVVNAAGEQIEDITLIDSRLGLEKLPPSLQEFAKVRVEYPYVSLRELGELFDPPLSKSAVYHRARRISSLAKSLHQVSR
- the yvcK gene encoding uridine diphosphate-N-acetylglucosamine-binding protein YvcK, encoding MSGIKVVAIGGGTGLPVALRSIKHYTNNITAIVSVADDGGSSGRLRREMGILPPGDIRNCLIALAQDEYMASLFKYRFKQGDGIEGHNLGNLIIAALADIHGEFDRGVDAAAVLLGVQGRVLPSTTGKVTLHADTFDGQPISGQVKIAQTTQPLKEVRLDPADAQAYPDAVTAIHEADQIIIGPGSVFTSILPNLIVPGIGKALAESKAIKIYACNVMTQPGETDLFTACDHIDAIVDHGSLRWIDIAVVNSAVIPEDKLIDYAEERRYPVSVNCEKIQTLGVSIVMADVIDENKPSCHDAGKLAAILRELV
- the rapZ gene encoding RNase adapter RapZ, encoding MDPNVEFAVITGLSGAGKSEAIKCFEDMGFFCIDNLPPSLIPKMAELCTLPGSKVKQVAVVCDARGGEFFDDLFEELLKLKTLGIKYQIVFLEASGEVLVKRFKETRRRHPLSEEGAIIDGIKREREMMGQLRGQANLIIDTSDLAPFELKDKIRTTILKKDKQKKGVMITVMSFGYKFGMPLDADLVMDVRFMPNPHYVESLKHFDGTNEKVRDFVLNRSETQTFLRKFKGLLAFLLPRYIVEGKTHLTVAIGCTGGTHRSVAIAEETVKFLQEKDYNVVVRHRDSGRKK